A stretch of Planococcus citri chromosome 5, ihPlaCitr1.1, whole genome shotgun sequence DNA encodes these proteins:
- the LOC135846739 gene encoding growth factor receptor-bound protein 2-like gives MEAVAKYDFNSDNPGDLSFRRGNVLRVLNMEDDENWFIAELEGKEGVIPSNYIEMKNHDWYFKRVTRQDSEKILRNKPLGSFLVRKSGTPLKDYSISVKCSDKVHHFKIMRDPQGKYFLLFVKFHTLNELVEYYRTASVSELEDVRLRDLNFTDEKVKGYLDFLEDDEIEAFDPSRADMITVTDGTDKN, from the exons ATGGAAGCTGTAGCGAAATACGATTTCAATTCAGATAATCCCGGTGATTTAAGTTTCAGAAGAGGAAATGTATTGAGA GTTTTAAATATGGAAGACGATGAGAATTGGTTTATAGCAGAACTCGAAGGAAAAGAAGGAGTAATCCCCAGCAAttatattgaaatgaaaaatcacga TTGGTATTTTAAACGAGTTACGAGAcaagattctgaaaaaattctacgcAATAAACCTCTAGGAAGTTTTTTAGTCAGGAAAAGTGGAACGCCTCTCAAAGATTATTCCATTTCAGTGAA ATGCTCCGATAAAGTacatcatttcaaaataatgcGTGATCCGCAAGGAAAATACTTCTTATTGTTTGTGAAATTTCATACCTTGAATGAATTGGTGGAATATTACAGGACGGCGTCGGTATCTGAATTGGAAGACGTAAGATTACGCGATTTGAATTTCACCGATGAG aaagtTAAAGGATATCTCGACTTCCTGGAGGACGATGAGATAGAGGCATTTGATCCTTCCAGAGCTGACATGATCACTGTGACTGATGGTACAGATAAAAATTAA
- the LOC135847640 gene encoding plexin-A4-like: MIAKRIIKKMYFNGQSSIEYVSIFLIILLGLQPEGVTLFSSQVTVFSDNSTLKFNKLAVSYSSIIVGAVNHLYQLSLDLELLANITTGPFSTNFSVTKSGYNENVNPKSMDNHNKILLLYEQNDTSHLITCGTLQFCSIYNLNGTTMSESNVIKVFEPFVANTPTASTVAFIKHLEDARESDIDEGYTLWTAQSYSNFTQPFQVPAFAVRNLPSFRLIDNSSKILFNSKYRDKYIVNYICAFDSPENNYKSYILTTQQSSVTKTSPYISKLIRICGGALGRNLVNRYAEIPLECIVKGERPYNLVQAAYLEDSGTGETLLFAIFSQSENMNSQKPNNRSAICMYSLKDIDKQFGKNIENCFHGNGKPGVEFISPGRQCIKHSIHKGFCLSGINMPIGGNIPIKRPSLLTFDAHLTAIATRRPSEDSHIDVFVGTSTGHLKKIIVENSTSSCEYDDVTIDEQSPVNADLFFLPYEEEDLLVMTEHKLTKVHLEPVPYSCPVFGTYDDCVQSNTTCNYWCSHTNECTTTKCGCNMRIRYWKLMFNSIKSENLSIIEPYDNVEHLEHDISAVKLRSSSDKFSEILLQFKEFLLCVIADENINISFIANDAFASGNEYTIDCSFPNSSLAVPSGSHDSSSTLSIIITNKNIPFVWSTNISLHECDVHTSCFECTDSLSPCYWRMDEQKCMFKHTIKKHKKTGNHSNMLTNSCLHPAIPTISSFWPTKAAVFGKLAITIRGENLGYSFKDIMNPIDMSGVPCIPTDYQFEPMKKVVCFIEYVNALNVPRPVEMIVNNVLAKSRENFTVSYPVINLVFPLSGSLSGGTKLTIEGENLDIGRSISVHIGGLPCHIFSIDTAKIECITSSCNICHESSMTVAVRITYDLDSSWKDGLLFEYTNNYDHDVDGFNMKPKSIPAGGIAIKTGFRDSADTRKTYFIQCEKSSFNGSCEMPPESSHIVCKSPYIPDIKSDSINPKYPLPLHCSVIQIDSSDLYRSVVIGDVLVSLYPNPEFHNFSTKYEKFTGTEFIIIKGNNIDKSCQIMDIYVKAGNHSCTIISLSLNEMICIFSRLNSTPFIFRDNLDELHDEWKHIRLINGSDDFDQVHEELKKIEFITVSIGDYFEEIVFKANTSTNNSANSANNSSVTLIIYIVVTVLIFILIFIIVGKLCLKYSRRMKQMQRRVNKMGMDAISMRQCIKQVTVENQIQLDGHLADVLNLPNVTIEVNASYYGSPTTEMATAIEYLLPLDEEWEFPRGDLTLGKHLGEGEFGQVVRGEAVDILEENVTTTVAVKMLKDSHSDSDMIDLVKEMEILKLIGAHENVLRLLGCCTQNGPLLIITEFAQYGNLLDFLRKRVYFIYQNTSEILAEQTLLTFALQVARGMEYLASKKCIHRDLAARNVLVSHDFVLKIADFGLARHTRNKDYYKKKTKGRLPVKWMAPEALTHLQFTTQSDVWSYGILLWEILTVGGVPYPAFTDMKKLIRDLKSGYRLEQPSNCSLKTYNLMRECWHSLPEQRPTFSSIAEELCEMIPSEVLDQHASKIFWSNSDESHSINTENECNSSNTESEYYFTNTESEYNSSDNENEVDNLLLLL, translated from the exons ATGATTGCAAAGAggattataaaaaaaatgtatttcaacgGCCAGTCCTCAATCGAgtacgtttcaatttttctgataattttgctGGGCTTACAACCAGAAGGTGTAACACTGTTCTCCAGTCAGGTTACAGTATTCTCCGACAACAGTACACTAAAGTTTAATAAGTTGGCCGTATCTTATTCTTCAATTATTGTTGGTGCTGTTAACCATTTGTATCAATTATCACTTGATCTTGAATTGTTAGCGAATATTACAACCGGAccattttctacaaatttttcagttacaaaatctggttataatgagAATGTGAACCCCAAATCAATGGataatcataacaaaattttgcTGCTATATGAACAAAATGATACTTCACATTTGATAACTTGTGGAACCCTTCAGTTTTGTAGTATATATAATTTGAATGGTACAACAATGTCAGAATCAAACGTTATAAAAGTATTTGAACCTTTTGTGGCAAACACTCCTACTGCATCAACAGTAGCTTTTATTAAACATTTAGAGGATGCCAGAGAATCTGATATTGATGAAGGATACACTCTATGGACAGCGCAATCCTATAGTAACTTCACCCAGCCATTTCAAGTGCCAGCTTTTGCTGTGAGAAATTTGCCTTCTTTCAGATTAATTGATAATTCCAGTAAGATTTTATTTAATAGCAAATATCGAGATAAATACATTGTAAATTACATTTGTGCATTTGATTCTCCTGAAAACAACTACAAGAGCTACATTTTAACAACTCAGCAAAGTTCTGTAACAAAAACATCCCcatatatttcaaaattgattaggATTTGTGGAGGAGCTCTCGGAAGAAATCTTGTAAACAGGTATGCTGAGATTCCACTTGAGTGCATTGTAAAAGGAGAAAGACCGTACAATTTGGTGCAAGCAGCATATCTAGAAGATTCTGGTACTGGAGAAACTTTACTATTTGCGATATTCTCTCAGAGTGAAAATATGAACTCACAGAAACCAAATAACCGTAGTGCCATATGCATGTATTCACTGAAAGATATTGAcaaacaatttggtaaaaatatagAAAACTGTTTtcatggaaatggaaagccaGGGGTGGAATTTATATCACCTGGAAGACAATGTATAAAACATAGTATTCATAAGGGTTTCTGTTTATCAGGCATAAACATGCCCATTGGTGGGAATATTCCAATAAAAAGGCCTTCTTTGCTAACATTTGATGCGCATCTGACAGCAATTGCAACGAGACGTCCCTCAGAGGATTCACACATAGATGTGTTTGTTGGTACAAGTACTGGGCACTTGAAAAAGATCATTGTGGAGAATAGTACTAGTTCATGCGAGTATGATGATGTAACAATCGATGAACAGTCCCCAGTAAATGCGGAtctcttttttttaccatatgAGGAAGAGGATTTGCTAGTGATGACTGAACATAAGCTCACCAAAGTTCATTTAGAACCAGTGCCATACAGTTGTCCTGTGTTTGGTACTTATGATGATTGTGTACAATCCAACACAACATGCAATTACTGGTGCTCACATACTAACGAATGTACTACTACAAAATGTGGTTGTAATATGAGAATACGTTATTGGAAGTTGATGTTCAATTCcataaaatcagaaaatttatcaattattgagcCATATGATAATGTAGAGCATCTCGAACATGACATTTCAGCTGTGAAATTGAGATCCAGTTCagataaattttctgaaatattatTACAATTTAAAGAGTTTCTTCTTTGTGTGATTGCTGATGAAAACATCAACATTTCTTTTATTGCAAATGATGCTTTTGCATCAGGAAACGAGTATACAATTGACTGTAGTTTTCCGAATTCTTCACTAGCAGTACCATCTGGCAGTCATGATTCAAGTTCAACATTGTCGATTATAATTACtaataaaaatattccatttgTTTGGAGTACAAACATTTCATTGCATGAATGTGATGTGCACACTTCTTGTTTTGAGTGCACTGATTCGTTGTCTCCATGTTACTGGAGAATGGATGAACAGAAGTGCATGTTCAAGCACActataaaaaaacataaaaaaactgGTAATCATTCTAATATGCTCACCAACTCATGTCTGCATCCAGCTATTCCGACTATCTCTTCTTTTTGGCCAACAAAAGCCgcagtttttggaaaacttgctATCACTATTCGAGGTGAAAACTTGGGTTATTCATTTAAAGACATAATGAATCCAATTGACATGTCTGGAGTACCTTGTATACCAACTGACTATCAGTTTGAACCAATGAAGAAAGTAGTATGCTTCATTGAATATGTCAATGCCCTGAATGTTCCAAGGCCAGTGGAAATGATAGTCAATAATGTGTTGGCAAAATCCAGAGAAAATTTTACTGTATCATATCCTGTAATTAATTTAGTTTTTCCCCTTTCAGGGTCTCTATCTGGTGGTACTAAACTAACTATTGAAGGTGAAAATTTGGACATAGGAAGATCGATTTCGGTTCATATTGGTGGATTACCATGTCACATATTTTCAATTGATACTGCTAAAATAGAATGTATCACTTCTTCGTGTAACATATGTCATGAGTCATCAATGACAGTTGCTGTTAGAATAACATATGACCTTGACTCATCTTGGAAAGATGGTCTTTTATTCGAGTACACTAACAATTATGACCATGATGTTGATGGGTTCAACATGAAACCAAAAAGTATCCCTGCTGGTGGCATTGCTATCAAAACTGGATTTAGAGATTCTGCAGATACAAGGAAAACGTACTTCATTCAATGTGAAAAAAGTTCTTTCAATGGCTCATGTGAGATGCCACCTGAGTCTTCACACATAGTCTGTAAGTCTCCTTACATTCCAGATATCAAAAGTGACTCAATAAATCCAAAATATCCCTTGCCATTGCATTGCTCAGTTATTCAGATAGACAGTAGTGATTTATACAGAAGTGTTGTAATTGGCGATGTTCTTGTGTCTTTATATCCTAATCcggaatttcataatttttcaaccaaatatGAGAAGTTCACTGGAACTGAGTTCATCATTATCAAAGGAAATAATATAGATAAATCTTGTCAAATAATGGATATATATGTAAAGGCTGGAAACCATAGCTGCACTATAATTTCATTGTCTCTGAATGAAATGATTTGTATTTTTAGTAGGCTCAACTCAACTCCATTCATATTTAGAGATAATTTAGATGAATTACATGACGAGTGGAAACACATTCGACTTATAAATGGGTCAGATGATTTCGATCAAGTACAcgaagaattgaagaaaattgaatttataacTGTGTCAATTGgtgattattttgaagaaattgttttcaaagCAAATACATCTACAAACAATTCAGCGAATTCTGCTAACAATTCATCAGTCACACTTATAATTTATATTGTAGTTACAGTATTAATATTTATCCTCATCTTTATCATAGTGGGTAAATTATGCTTAAAATATTCGCGAAGAATGAAGCAAATGCAACGAAGAGTGAATAAAATGGGCATGGATGCAATCTCCATGAGACAATGCATAAAGCAAGTGACTGTAGAAAACCAAATACAATTGGATGGACATCTGGCAGATGTGCTG aatttaccgAATGTCACAATTGAAGTTAATGCTTCATATTATGGAAGTCCCACTACTGAAATGGCCACAGCTATCGAATACCTTTTACCACTTGATGAGGAGTGGGAATTTCCAAGAGGTGACTTGACTCTAGGAAAGCACCTGGGGGAAGGCGAATTTGGACAAGTTGTTCGAGGGGAAGCTGTTGATATCTTGGAAGAGAATGTTACAACCACTGTCGCagttaaaatgttgaaag attccCATTCAGATTCAGATATGATTGATTTAGTTAAAGAGatggaaatattgaaattaattggAGCTCATGAAAACGTCCTTCGACTTCTTGGCTGTTGCACGCAGAATGGACCATTGTTGATCATTACTGAATTTGCTCAATATGGCAATTTATTGGATTTTCTTCGGAAGCGTGtttatttcatttatcaaaatacatCAGAAATATTGGCTGAACAAACTTTACTAACCTTTGCTCTTCAAGTTGCAAGAGGAATGGAATACCTGGCATCTAAAAAG TGCATACACAGAGATCTTGCTGCCAGAAATGTTCTAGTATCTCATGATTTTGTGCTGAAAATAGCTGATTTTGGGTTGGCCAGACATACTCGAAATAAAGATTActataaaaagaaaacaaaggGTAGGCTGCCAGTCAAGTGGATGGCACCAGAGGCATTAACGCATTTGCAGTTTACTACTCAATCTGACGT GTGGTCCTATGGAATATTATTATGGGAAATACTGACTGTAGGAGGTGTCCCCTATCCTGCATTTACAGACATGAAAAAACTAATCAGGGATTTGAAATCAGGTTACCGCTTGGAACAACCTTCTAACTGCTCTTTGAAAAC GTACAATTTAATGCGTGAATGTTGGCATTCCTTACCTGAACAACGCCCAACTTTTTCTTCAATCGCTGAAGAGTTGTGTGAAATGATACCGAGTGAAGTGCTTGATCAACATGCATCCAAGATCTTCTGGTCCAACAGTGACGAGTCCCACTCAATCAATACTGAAAACGAGTGCAACTCTAGCAATACTGAAAGCGAGTACTACTTTACCAATACTGAAAGCGAGTACAACTCCAGtgataatgaaaatgaagttgACAATTTATTATTGTTACTGTAA